Part of the Pseudoalteromonas undina genome, CGTCACGTGAAACGTCAAGGTAAAATCTGGATCCGTGTCTTCCCTGACAAGCCGATCACAGAAAAGCCTCTTGAAGTTCGTATGGGTAAAGGTAAAGGTTCTGTTGAATATTGGGTTGCTGAAATTCAGCCTGGTAAAGTACTTTACGAAATGGAAGGTGTTTCAGAAGAGCTTGCTCGTGAAGCGTTTAACCTTGCTGCTCGTAAGCTGCCATTCAAAACAACTTTCGTAACTCGGACGGTAATGTGATGAAAGCAAACGAACTAAAAGATAAAAGCGTAGAAGAGCTTAATGCTGAACTTCTAGGTCTTCTTCGTGAGCAGTTTAACCTGCGCATGCAAGCAAGCACTGGTCAGCTAGCTCAGACACACACGCTAAGAACAGTACGTCGCGATATCGCGCGTGTAAAAACAATTATTAACCAGAAGGCAGGTCAATAATGAGCGATAAAATTCGTACTCTTCAAGGCCGTGTAATCAGCGACAAGATGGAAAAATCTTTCACTGTTGCTATCGCACGTTACGTGAAGCACCCAATCTATGGGAAATTCATCAAACGTACGACTAAGTTACACGTACATGACGAAAATAACACTGCAAAAGCGGGTGACACTGTCACTATCCGTGAATGCGCTCCAATCTCTAAGAACAAATCTTGGACTTTGGTAGATGTTGTTGAACGTCCAAAACAAGCTTAATTTTTAATTAAGTCTGTTTTATAAGAAACCCCAGCTTTTGCTGGGGTTTTTTTTGCGTTTAAAAAAGCGATAAGTTTAAATTTTAAGTCGACGCTCGCAGTGAGCTTACTAGCCGTAACTTAGTTCTAAACCCGAGGGTAAAGAAGTAATCTAAATAAAAAAGCCTTTGCAAATGCAAAGGCTTATGCTTTTCTGCAAAGCCCGAAGCCCGAAGCCCGAAGCCCGAAGCCCGAAGCCCGAAGCCCGAAGCCCGAAGCCCGAAGCTCGAAGCCTTTTACCAAATCATCTCTACAAACTCAGGATGATCGATATACGGGTTACGGTTTCCCTGAAATTCAAACGCTGCTTGGTTGCGGTCTAATTCCATTTGGCTAACAGGATCGTTGTTATGCCACTTTAACAGCATGGCCACAATCCAGCTTTCAAATACTTGGGTACTGGTGCCATTAAGCACGTCATTACTAGCTGCGGTGTTATTTTGCCAAGCACCAATTACGTTTTGATAACGGGTTGCCATGTAAAAATAAGCACGAGCAAAGTCACCTTTAAATTCATCAATAGGTTCAAACACAGTACCGTTGTAATTAATCGTATTACTTGCAGAGCCTAATTTACTGCCGTTGGTTGAGGTAAACGAAGCGCTTGCTACTTCACCGAATGGGAAGTTGCTTCGTTTTGAATTTACATAACCGTCAGTGGCGTAAATATGATGAACATCAGAGTTCATCGGTTCAACTTTTCCACCAAACCAACTTTTAGGGAACGAATGCTCTCGGTTGTAGCAATCTGCCTCACCACTGTAGGTGCCACATTGATCGCTAACGGCTGTGTATGTGTAGCTATCAGAGCCATTGGGCTTCTCGCTGTACATATCTAAAATACTATTATCGTTTTCATAGTATTTATCACGCGCCGATGCGTCGTAAAAATTCCAAATAGCGGAATACCCCTGAGCATTATGATTATTAATAATGTTATAAAGCTCAGTTTTTAGCGTGTAACCAGACAAGCCTTGAGTTGTCACATAGTAGCCGGTTGGCGTCGGTGTTGGCTCAGTGCTTCCTAATGAGAAAGCGGTAGCTTCGGTTGTTTGAAAACTAGCTCCACTGGCGAGCAATGTGCTTTCATTATTCAAGGCGTAGCTACCACTGCCATATGAACAGCAAATACCATCGCCATAGCTGTCATTAATAGTAAATGTATACTCACCATCGGCTACGCATAATTGTTCGGTATATTGGGTGTTTGCAGCATACCCACTTCCGCTTGCAACGACACCGGTTTGGTTGTGCGCTATTTGCCAGCTGGTTTCTTCGCCGTAGTTATCTGTGGTTAGGCTAAAAGTAAGGCCGTTATCTGCGCAGCTTGGAGAGCCACTGCTGTCATTACTAGGCAAGAAGTTATCAACATAAACTAACTCGCTACCATCAAATCCCGTTGTATCATAAAAGCGTAAGCCGACATCAATGGTTTTATTACTATCGGCTGTGTAGCTGTAAGTAATGGTTTGCCATTGGTTGGTTTGTGCTGGATTTGAATAGCCTTGATAACCATCTATCAACAAACGCGCCTTAAGATGGCCTTCGGTATGATACACATCTACTGAGAACTCATAAGTTTTACCCATTTCAACAGCGACTTGCTGCAAAAAATCAGTATTGCTTTGTGTGCCTGTATTAACGCTAATCGCTGCTGCTTGTGAGCCTGTGCTTACGACTGTGCTGTTGGCAGATACGTTAATACCGCTATCAATCACTGTCCACGCATATGGGGTGTTGCCACTGTATTGTTCAAAGTTGCCATTAACCACATTAGCCATCGCGGGTAATGAGGATAATAACAAGGTGCTCAAAAGTAATTTGTTTTTATATATACCGTGTAACATAGGTGTTCCTATTTATATTTTTGCGTAATATACCTTAGAACATTAAGGTTACAAAATTGTTAAATTAAAATTTCATAAAAGACAATAAAACCCTTTTAGGTCTATTTCGCAGGTTTTTAGGTAACTTAATAACTAAATGGAATATCAAAGCAGATTCTATTCTTTTTTTATCTATGCTTAGGCGGCTATCCTGCATACTCAATTAACCTCAACAGAACTTTCTGAGTGAGGTGGCACTCATTTTAAACAATGTGAACAAGCATTGTGTTTAACGTTCAGGGTTATGAGGAAAAATTCATGTTGTTAGGTCAACTCAATGCGCTAGCAAGTCCGCTTTCGCAAGAGCAAGTACAAAAGCTACAAGGTTTAGTGGCTGAGCTTAATCCAATTCAGCAAGCGTGGGTTAGCGGCTACTTAGCTGCTAATGCTAATTCTGCAGCGCTAGGCGCGCCAGCTTCAGGTGCACCTGCAACCTCGGAGGCGGCAGCACTGACCATTTTATATGGTTCACAAACAGGTAATGCCAAAGCGGTAGCGACTAAACTTAAAGAGCAAGCTGAGTCACGCGGCTTAGCAACAAAACTGGTTAGTATGTCAGATTACAAACCGACAGCCCTGAAAAAAGAAAAGTTTTTAACCGTTGTTGTATCGACTTACGGCGAGGGTGAGCCACCAGAAGACGCCGAAACACTGTATGAATTTTTAATTACTAAAAAAGCGCCAAAGCTTGATGGTGTCAAAGTTGCAGTATTAGGTTTAGGTGATTCTAGCTATGAATTTTTCTGCCAAACCGCTAAAGACTTTGAAGAGCGTTTAACTAAATTAGGTGCAGAGGTTATTCATCAACGCGCCGACCTAGACGTTGATTATGATGACGAAGCAGCCACTTGGATTGAGGGCGCATTAAATGCGTTTGAACCAGACTTAAAAGCCCAGCAAGATGCAACTAGCGGTCAAGTTGTATCAATGCCATTTGGCGCTCCTGCAGCAGCGGCTAGTCAGTACACAAAGCAAAATCCGTTTGCGGCAGAGCTAAGCTTAGTGCAAAAAATTACCGGTCGTGATTCAACCAAAGATGTACGCCATGTTGAAATTTCACTAGAAGGGTCAGACATTACGTATACACCTGGTGATTCACTCGGTATTTACTTTTTAAATGATGAAGCCCGTGTAGATGAGCTACTAGCGCAAACGCAAATTGATCCAACTAGCCGCGTTAAACTTGGCGATGAAGAACTCAGCGTACGTGATGCCTTAATTGAAAAACTAGAGCTAACACAATCCTACCCTGGGCTTGTTGAAAAGTACGCCACGGCTACAGGCACGCCTGAGCTGCTTAAACTAGTAGAAGATAAAGGCGCAATGCGCGAATACATTGAGCCTCGTCAAATCTTTGATGTGGTTGCACAAAACCCAGCTAAATTAGAAGCGCAAACACTAGTTGATTGCCTGCGTAAATTACAAGCACGTTTATATTCAATTGCCTCTAGCCAAGCTGAGGTTGAAGATGAGGTGCACTTAACTATTGCATTGGTTGAGTTTGAAGCGTTTGGCACAGAGCACTTAGGTGGTTGTTCAGGGTACTTAGCACGCCGCGCAGAAGAAGGCTGTAAAGTAAAAGTATTCAGTGAACATAACGATAACTTCCGCTTACCAGTAAGCGATGACACACCAATTATTATGGTTGGCCCAGGTACTGGTATTGCGCCATTTCGCGCCTTTTTACAAGAGCGTGATGCACGAGAAGCAACAGGTAAAAACTGGCT contains:
- the rplP gene encoding 50S ribosomal protein L16, with protein sequence MLQPKRTKFRKMHKGRNRGLAQNGNKVSFGTFGLKATGRGRMTARQIEAARRAMTRHVKRQGKIWIRVFPDKPITEKPLEVRMGKGKGSVEYWVAEIQPGKVLYEMEGVSEELAREAFNLAARKLPFKTTFVTRTVM
- the rpmC gene encoding 50S ribosomal protein L29 codes for the protein MKANELKDKSVEELNAELLGLLREQFNLRMQASTGQLAQTHTLRTVRRDIARVKTIINQKAGQ
- the rpsQ gene encoding 30S ribosomal protein S17 translates to MSDKIRTLQGRVISDKMEKSFTVAIARYVKHPIYGKFIKRTTKLHVHDENNTAKAGDTVTIRECAPISKNKSWTLVDVVERPKQA
- a CDS encoding endonuclease; this encodes MLHGIYKNKLLLSTLLLSSLPAMANVVNGNFEQYSGNTPYAWTVIDSGINVSANSTVVSTGSQAAAISVNTGTQSNTDFLQQVAVEMGKTYEFSVDVYHTEGHLKARLLIDGYQGYSNPAQTNQWQTITYSYTADSNKTIDVGLRFYDTTGFDGSELVYVDNFLPSNDSSGSPSCADNGLTFSLTTDNYGEETSWQIAHNQTGVVASGSGYAANTQYTEQLCVADGEYTFTINDSYGDGICCSYGSGSYALNNESTLLASGASFQTTEATAFSLGSTEPTPTPTGYYVTTQGLSGYTLKTELYNIINNHNAQGYSAIWNFYDASARDKYYENDNSILDMYSEKPNGSDSYTYTAVSDQCGTYSGEADCYNREHSFPKSWFGGKVEPMNSDVHHIYATDGYVNSKRSNFPFGEVASASFTSTNGSKLGSASNTINYNGTVFEPIDEFKGDFARAYFYMATRYQNVIGAWQNNTAASNDVLNGTSTQVFESWIVAMLLKWHNNDPVSQMELDRNQAAFEFQGNRNPYIDHPEFVEMIW
- a CDS encoding assimilatory sulfite reductase (NADPH) flavoprotein subunit → MLLGQLNALASPLSQEQVQKLQGLVAELNPIQQAWVSGYLAANANSAALGAPASGAPATSEAAALTILYGSQTGNAKAVATKLKEQAESRGLATKLVSMSDYKPTALKKEKFLTVVVSTYGEGEPPEDAETLYEFLITKKAPKLDGVKVAVLGLGDSSYEFFCQTAKDFEERLTKLGAEVIHQRADLDVDYDDEAATWIEGALNAFEPDLKAQQDATSGQVVSMPFGAPAAAASQYTKQNPFAAELSLVQKITGRDSTKDVRHVEISLEGSDITYTPGDSLGIYFLNDEARVDELLAQTQIDPTSRVKLGDEELSVRDALIEKLELTQSYPGLVEKYATATGTPELLKLVEDKGAMREYIEPRQIFDVVAQNPAKLEAQTLVDCLRKLQARLYSIASSQAEVEDEVHLTIALVEFEAFGTEHLGGCSGYLARRAEEGCKVKVFSEHNDNFRLPVSDDTPIIMVGPGTGIAPFRAFLQERDAREATGKNWLFFGNPHFTQDFLYQVEIQGYLKSGLLSKVDVAFSRDQAEKVYVQDKLRKNSKEVFDWLEAGAHFYVCGDANRMAKDVHNALVDIISENTGKSYEDAEQYLKDLRSANRYQKDVY